The following are from one region of the Cyanobium gracile PCC 6307 genome:
- a CDS encoding Bax inhibitor-1/YccA family protein codes for MPARSNFQEAIREAQSSALIGPNVVNKALPYVGGGMVLTAGGVLGGMSLMASAPALFMPLFWVALIGNFILFFVAQNAATKGNAATALPILTAYSLITGFTLSGIVSYAVTSAGVGAVGTAALATGITFVIASFFGRRMSDNVGQALSGVVGLGIIGLLIAMVVQLVGGLFAPAIFTGGSFELMIAGFGTVLFVGAAFVDFYTMPRTYSDDQYLAGALGMYLTYINLFIFILRLIIALQGGGRRD; via the coding sequence ATGCCGGCCCGCAGCAACTTTCAGGAAGCGATCCGCGAAGCCCAGTCCAGCGCACTGATCGGTCCCAACGTGGTCAACAAGGCCCTGCCCTATGTGGGCGGCGGCATGGTGCTCACCGCTGGTGGTGTCCTCGGTGGCATGTCCCTCATGGCCAGTGCGCCGGCCCTGTTCATGCCCCTGTTCTGGGTGGCCCTGATCGGCAACTTCATCCTTTTCTTCGTGGCCCAGAACGCCGCCACCAAGGGCAACGCCGCAACCGCCTTGCCGATCCTGACGGCCTACAGCCTGATCACCGGCTTCACACTCAGCGGCATCGTGAGCTACGCCGTGACTTCGGCTGGTGTTGGCGCTGTTGGCACCGCCGCCTTGGCCACGGGCATCACCTTCGTGATCGCCTCCTTCTTTGGTCGCCGCATGAGCGACAACGTCGGCCAGGCCCTCAGCGGAGTGGTTGGTCTGGGCATCATCGGTCTGTTGATCGCCATGGTGGTGCAATTGGTGGGCGGCCTGTTTGCCCCGGCCATCTTCACTGGCGGTAGCTTCGAGCTGATGATCGCCGGCTTCGGCACCGTGCTGTTCGTGGGGGCGGCTTTCGTCGACTTCTACACCATGCCCCGCACTTATAGCGACGACCAGTATCTGGCCGGCGCCCTGGGCATGTACCTCACCTACATCAACCTCTTCATCTTCATCCTGAGGCTGATCATTGCCCTCCAGGGTGGCGGCCGCCGCGACTGA
- the gmd gene encoding GDP-mannose 4,6-dehydratase, translating into MTKTALITGITGQDGSYLAELLLEKGYVVHGIKRRASSFNTDRIDHLYQDPHEQNPRLVLHYGDLTDSTNLIRIVQQIQPDEIYNLGAQSHVAVSFESPEYTANSDALGTLRILEAVRILGLIDKTRIYQASTSELYGLVQEIPQKETTPFYPRSPYGVAKLYAYWITVNYREAYGMYACNGILFNHESPRRGETFVTRKITRGLARIDAGLDQGLFMGNLDSLRDWGHARDYVEMQWRMLQQEQPEDFVIATGRQESVRRFIELTAEELGWGGIDWSGSGVDETGARRDTGATVVRIDRRYFRPAEVETLLGDPTRARERLGWTPTTTLEELVAEMVATDKEEAAKEATLRREGFTVVGSMENPPQVGVSTAP; encoded by the coding sequence ATGACCAAAACGGCTCTGATCACCGGGATCACCGGCCAGGACGGTTCCTACCTGGCGGAGTTGCTCCTGGAGAAAGGCTACGTGGTGCATGGGATCAAACGGCGGGCCAGCAGCTTCAACACCGACAGGATCGATCACCTCTACCAGGATCCCCACGAACAGAATCCCCGCCTGGTTCTGCACTACGGCGATCTGACCGACTCCACCAATCTGATCAGGATCGTTCAGCAGATCCAGCCTGACGAGATCTACAACCTCGGGGCCCAGAGCCACGTGGCCGTGAGTTTCGAAAGTCCCGAATACACCGCCAACTCCGATGCCCTCGGCACCCTGCGGATCCTGGAAGCCGTCCGCATCCTGGGACTGATCGACAAGACCCGCATCTACCAGGCCAGCACCAGCGAACTCTATGGGCTGGTACAGGAGATTCCCCAGAAGGAAACCACCCCGTTCTATCCACGCAGTCCCTACGGCGTGGCCAAGCTCTACGCCTACTGGATCACGGTCAACTACAGGGAGGCCTACGGGATGTACGCCTGCAATGGCATCCTCTTCAACCACGAAAGCCCCAGGCGGGGGGAGACCTTCGTCACCCGCAAGATCACCCGGGGCCTGGCCCGCATCGATGCCGGTCTGGATCAGGGCCTGTTCATGGGCAACCTCGACTCCCTCCGGGACTGGGGTCACGCCCGGGATTACGTGGAGATGCAGTGGCGGATGCTGCAGCAGGAGCAACCCGAGGACTTCGTGATCGCCACGGGACGGCAGGAATCGGTGCGCCGCTTCATCGAGCTCACCGCCGAGGAACTCGGCTGGGGGGGCATCGACTGGAGCGGCAGCGGCGTCGATGAGACGGGCGCCCGGCGTGACACCGGTGCCACGGTGGTGCGCATCGACCGGCGCTACTTCCGGCCGGCGGAGGTGGAGACCCTGCTGGGGGATCCCACCCGGGCCCGGGAGCGGCTGGGCTGGACCCCCACCACCACCCTGGAGGAGCTGGTGGCGGAGATGGTGGCCACCGACAAGGAGGAGGCCGCCAAGGAGGCCACCCTGAGGCGCGAGGGGTTCACCGTCGTCGGCTCGATGGAGAATCCCCCCCAGGTCGGGGTGAGCACCGCCCCGTGA